From Cellulomonas dongxiuzhuiae, the proteins below share one genomic window:
- a CDS encoding MSMEG_0565 family glycosyltransferase — protein sequence MRIAQITYSTRPRGGVVHTLALAEALTRRGHDVTVWTLGRGGDAAFFRPVDARVTVRVVPFAPRDDETVGARIVRSIRAMGAALARERGAGAAHVVHAQDCISANAAAAAGVDVVRTVHHLDEFTTPELVRCHDLAVTAPVARLCVSRAVAREVHDAYGLAPTVIPNGVDAARFAAAAGPTGAASRQAWQARLGAYVLALGGIEPRKGTLDLLEACAVLRRTHPSVRLVLGGGETLFDYRPYRARFEERAAELGVEPVVLGTLADDDVPPLVAAAAVLAMVSTKEGFGLAAMEGLAAGVPVVARDLPVTREVFGEHVAYGRDVPSIAAALSDALDGVRAAGADAGRALAARHSWDAAAAAHERFYRVVVAEGGDSGASVDLAGRQPAGRR from the coding sequence GTGCGGATCGCGCAGATCACCTACTCGACCCGCCCGCGCGGCGGGGTGGTGCACACGCTCGCGCTGGCGGAGGCACTGACGCGGCGCGGGCACGACGTGACGGTGTGGACGTTGGGCCGCGGTGGGGACGCGGCCTTCTTCCGTCCGGTGGACGCGCGCGTGACGGTCCGCGTGGTGCCGTTCGCGCCGCGGGACGACGAGACGGTCGGCGCGCGCATCGTGCGGTCCATCCGTGCGATGGGTGCCGCGCTGGCCCGTGAGCGCGGGGCCGGTGCGGCGCACGTCGTGCACGCGCAGGACTGCATCTCGGCGAACGCGGCCGCGGCCGCCGGTGTGGACGTGGTCCGGACGGTTCACCACCTCGACGAGTTCACGACGCCGGAGCTGGTGCGCTGCCACGACCTGGCGGTGACGGCACCCGTGGCGCGGCTGTGCGTGTCGCGGGCGGTGGCGCGCGAGGTGCACGACGCGTACGGGCTCGCGCCGACGGTGATCCCCAACGGGGTGGACGCCGCGCGGTTCGCGGCGGCCGCCGGGCCGACGGGGGCGGCGTCCCGGCAGGCGTGGCAGGCGCGGCTCGGTGCCTACGTCCTGGCGCTGGGCGGCATCGAGCCGCGCAAGGGCACGCTCGACCTGCTGGAGGCCTGTGCGGTGCTGCGTCGCACGCACCCGTCGGTGCGGCTCGTGCTGGGCGGCGGGGAGACGCTGTTCGACTACCGCCCGTACCGCGCGCGGTTCGAGGAGCGGGCGGCGGAGCTGGGCGTGGAGCCCGTGGTCCTCGGGACGCTCGCCGACGACGACGTGCCCCCGCTCGTGGCGGCGGCGGCGGTGCTGGCGATGGTCTCGACGAAGGAGGGTTTCGGGCTCGCGGCGATGGAGGGGCTCGCGGCGGGCGTCCCCGTGGTGGCGCGCGACCTGCCCGTGACGCGGGAGGTCTTCGGGGAGCACGTCGCGTACGGCCGTGACGTGCCGAGCATCGCCGCGGCGCTGTCCGACGCGCTGGACGGCGTGCGTGCGGCGGGTGCGGACGCGGGTCGCGCCCTGGCGGCACGTCACTCGTGGGACGCCGCGGCCGCGGCCCACGAGCGGTTCTACCGGGTCGTCGTCGCGGAGGGGGGCGATAGTGGCGCGTCTGTCGATCTCGCGGGTCGTCAGCCGGCTGGCCGACGCTGA
- a CDS encoding AMP-binding protein has product MARLSISRVVSRLADADPDRVVLVTAEETLTARELDRRSNRYARHLLAHGVARDDLVTVSLPNGAAMVVVCVAIWKAGATPQPVSPGRTPQELAAVVRVARPAVTVGCAVEGVPALGTVPGDDLDDGPLPDTWARAWKAPTSSGSTGAPKVVVAAAPALLDPDVPVAAFLPLAAAQLVSGPLTHSASFTYAFRGLLTGHRLVVLPRFDAHAWLDAVERHRVTWAMLVPTTMHRLLRLPAEQRDVRRLTSLETVLHLGSPCAPDLKERFLDWLGPERVVEVYASSESNGLTMIRGDEWLRHRGSVGRPVGGTQVRVLRDDGTPARPGETGLVWLRRGDSPAYRYLGTPGRRTAAGWDTLGDLGHVDADGYLWVTDRDDDVVVRGGERVHPVEVERVLEGHPAVRSAVAYGVPDEEYGQHVEAIADIGSADVDGATLRAFAAAHLDAPRRPTVVHVVRVPVRDDAGKVRRRDLAARHFRT; this is encoded by the coding sequence GTGGCGCGTCTGTCGATCTCGCGGGTCGTCAGCCGGCTGGCCGACGCTGACCCGGACCGCGTCGTCCTCGTCACGGCCGAGGAGACGCTGACCGCGCGCGAGCTGGACCGTCGCAGCAACCGGTACGCGCGCCACCTGCTGGCGCACGGGGTGGCGCGCGACGACCTGGTGACGGTCTCGCTCCCCAACGGCGCGGCGATGGTCGTGGTCTGCGTCGCGATCTGGAAGGCGGGCGCGACGCCCCAGCCCGTCTCGCCGGGTCGCACGCCGCAGGAGCTCGCGGCCGTCGTGCGCGTCGCCCGCCCGGCGGTGACGGTGGGGTGCGCGGTCGAGGGCGTCCCCGCGCTCGGCACGGTGCCCGGGGACGACCTGGACGACGGACCGCTGCCGGACACGTGGGCCCGTGCGTGGAAGGCGCCGACGTCGTCGGGCAGCACGGGCGCACCCAAGGTGGTCGTGGCCGCGGCGCCCGCGCTGCTCGATCCCGACGTGCCGGTCGCCGCGTTCCTGCCGCTGGCCGCGGCGCAGCTGGTCAGCGGCCCGCTGACGCACTCGGCGTCGTTCACGTACGCGTTCCGCGGCCTGCTGACCGGGCACCGGCTGGTGGTCCTGCCGCGGTTCGACGCCCACGCGTGGCTCGACGCGGTCGAGCGTCACCGCGTGACGTGGGCGATGCTCGTTCCGACGACGATGCACCGGCTGCTGCGGCTGCCCGCGGAGCAGCGTGACGTGCGCCGGCTGACGTCGCTGGAGACGGTCCTGCACCTGGGGTCGCCGTGCGCGCCGGACCTCAAGGAGCGGTTCCTGGACTGGCTGGGGCCCGAGCGGGTCGTCGAGGTGTACGCGAGCTCGGAGTCCAACGGGCTGACGATGATCCGCGGCGACGAGTGGCTGCGGCACCGCGGCAGCGTGGGCCGCCCGGTCGGCGGCACGCAGGTGCGCGTGCTGCGCGACGACGGCACCCCGGCACGGCCGGGCGAGACGGGGCTGGTGTGGCTGCGCCGCGGCGACTCCCCCGCCTACCGCTACCTCGGCACGCCGGGGCGGCGCACGGCCGCCGGGTGGGACACGCTGGGCGACCTCGGGCACGTGGACGCCGACGGCTACCTGTGGGTGACGGACCGCGATGACGACGTCGTCGTGCGGGGCGGCGAACGGGTCCACCCCGTCGAGGTGGAGCGGGTCCTCGAGGGGCACCCGGCGGTGCGGTCGGCCGTGGCCTACGGCGTTCCCGACGAGGAGTACGGGCAGCACGTCGAGGCCATCGCGGACATCGGCTCGGCGGACGTCGACGGTGCGACGCTGCGCGCGTTCGCCGCGGCGCACCTCGACGCTCCGCGGCGTCCGACGGTCGTCCACGTCGTGCGCGTCCCCGTGCGCGACGACGCCGGCAAGGTGCGCCGGCGCGACCTCGCCGCGCGCCACTTCCGGACGTAG
- a CDS encoding Fic family protein, whose amino-acid sequence MATDQARPSGGWPTFSTETVPWEPADAGYGPRAARSAHVGPYEAAVPPRIADAPVHLPSATAALVAEASAEVARFDGETHAATTSFAALLLRTEAASSSQIENLTSSPRAVALAELGRRGRANADEIVANVTAMTLALQVTDRLDGAAVLAMHHALMIGHLPAAAGHWRDQQVWIGGTSRSPHGAAYVAPVHHRVPEAMDDLTAFMARDDVPLLAQAALTHAQFEAIHPFPDGNGRTGRALLHAQLRHGGLTREAIVPVSAGLLTDTDRYFQALTAYRDGDVEAVVTEVAQAVFPALASSRRLIADVTEARAAWGERIRARRGAAAWALADLVTTRPVVDARLAAERLGVSTVNAQLAIDRLVEAGVLEQIGHGTRDRVWQAGDVLAAMERFADRSHRRTW is encoded by the coding sequence ATGGCAACGGATCAGGCGCGGCCGTCCGGCGGCTGGCCCACGTTCTCCACCGAGACGGTGCCGTGGGAGCCCGCGGACGCGGGCTACGGCCCGCGCGCCGCACGCAGCGCCCACGTCGGCCCCTACGAGGCCGCGGTGCCGCCGCGCATCGCGGACGCCCCCGTCCACCTGCCGTCCGCCACCGCTGCACTCGTCGCGGAGGCGTCCGCCGAGGTCGCGCGCTTCGACGGTGAGACGCACGCCGCCACGACGTCGTTCGCCGCCCTGCTGCTGCGCACCGAGGCGGCCAGCTCCTCGCAGATCGAGAACCTCACGTCCTCCCCCCGCGCGGTCGCCCTGGCCGAGCTCGGGCGACGCGGCCGCGCGAACGCGGACGAGATCGTCGCCAACGTGACGGCGATGACCCTGGCGCTGCAGGTCACCGACCGGCTGGACGGCGCCGCGGTCCTCGCGATGCACCACGCCCTGATGATCGGGCACCTGCCGGCCGCTGCGGGACACTGGCGCGACCAGCAGGTCTGGATCGGCGGCACCTCGCGCAGCCCGCACGGCGCCGCCTACGTCGCACCCGTGCACCACCGCGTCCCGGAGGCCATGGACGACCTCACCGCGTTCATGGCCCGCGACGACGTCCCGCTGCTCGCGCAGGCCGCGCTGACGCACGCCCAGTTCGAGGCGATCCACCCCTTCCCCGACGGCAACGGCCGCACCGGGCGCGCACTCCTGCACGCCCAGCTGCGCCACGGCGGCCTGACGCGCGAGGCGATCGTCCCCGTCTCCGCGGGGCTCCTCACCGACACCGACCGGTACTTCCAGGCCCTCACCGCCTACCGCGACGGGGACGTCGAGGCCGTCGTCACCGAGGTGGCCCAGGCGGTGTTCCCCGCCCTGGCGAGCTCGCGCCGCCTCATCGCCGACGTCACGGAGGCGCGCGCCGCATGGGGCGAGCGGATCCGGGCACGCCGCGGAGCGGCCGCGTGGGCCCTGGCGGACCTGGTGACGACCCGTCCAGTGGTCGACGCGCGCCTGGCCGCCGAGCGGCTCGGCGTCTCGACCGTCAACGCCCAGCTCGCGATCGACCGACTCGTCGAGGCCGGCGTGCTCGAGCAGATCGGGCACGGCACGCGGGACCGGGTCTGGCAGGCCGGTGACGTGCTCGCCGCGATGGAACGGTTCGCCGACAGGTCGCACCGCCGGACCTGGTGA
- a CDS encoding universal stress protein, whose protein sequence is MAENGTVVIALDGGEHSRATLDWGLKEADLRGADVLLVRCWQEPFEISPWGYYPATGDWGFGEEAQRYLEMEQARAVAERPGRRVAARLVQGPAVPALRQAAAGAQLLVVGACSLRTGDRLGGIASHLAAHAPASVAVVRQQMREAHAPVLVGVDGSATSFVAARDAAREAELRDAPLVVLHARRTVADPYGTRTPPPAAVGPQDPVRAAADALADELRTAHPDLQVDVELVDDDPAHALVERSKDAGLVVVGCRGLDAFRGMLLGSVSHEVLRRAACPVLVAREAS, encoded by the coding sequence ATGGCAGAGAACGGAACCGTCGTCATCGCGCTCGACGGTGGGGAGCACAGCAGGGCGACCCTGGACTGGGGGCTGAAGGAGGCGGACCTGCGCGGCGCGGACGTGCTGCTCGTCCGCTGCTGGCAGGAGCCCTTCGAGATCTCGCCGTGGGGCTACTACCCGGCGACGGGCGACTGGGGGTTCGGCGAGGAGGCCCAGCGGTACCTGGAGATGGAGCAGGCGCGGGCCGTGGCCGAGCGGCCGGGCCGCCGCGTCGCCGCGCGGCTGGTGCAGGGGCCCGCGGTGCCCGCGCTGCGGCAGGCCGCCGCCGGGGCGCAGCTGCTGGTGGTGGGTGCGTGCTCGCTGCGCACCGGCGACCGCCTGGGTGGCATCGCCTCGCACCTCGCGGCCCACGCGCCGGCGTCCGTGGCCGTGGTGCGGCAGCAGATGAGGGAGGCGCACGCCCCCGTCCTCGTCGGCGTCGACGGCTCCGCGACGTCCTTCGTCGCCGCCCGCGACGCCGCGCGGGAGGCCGAGCTCCGTGACGCGCCACTGGTCGTCCTGCACGCGCGGCGGACCGTCGCCGACCCGTACGGCACGCGCACCCCACCGCCCGCCGCGGTCGGACCGCAGGACCCCGTCCGCGCCGCGGCCGATGCGCTGGCCGACGAGCTGCGCACCGCCCACCCCGATCTGCAGGTCGACGTCGAGCTCGTCGACGACGACCCCGCGCACGCACTCGTCGAGCGGTCCAAGGACGCCGGCCTGGTCGTCGTGGGGTGCCGCGGTCTCGACGCGTTCCGCGGCATGCTGCTCGGGTCCGTCAGCCACGAGGTGCTGCGCCGCGCGGCGTGCCCGGTGCTGGTCGCGCGCGAGGCGTCCTGA
- a CDS encoding ABC transporter ATP-binding protein: MTFARRGVEPTTALRALDLEVDGGGFVAIVGPSGCGKTTLLRSIAGLQPLTQGEIRVGADVVAQPRSSTAVMFQQPTLLPWFTVEQNCMVPARLRGGATPEYRQRITGLLARAGLEGFEKQYPAELSGGMQQRVAIVRALGQDPDLLLLDEPFGALDAMTREQMNFDLNRIWNRERVTTLLITHSIPEAVLLAQRVVVMSSRPGRIVDDITVPFGPERNVSVMEDPEFIRIAAHVRSYFLKDEAHERSMASVRD; this comes from the coding sequence GTGACCTTCGCGAGGCGCGGGGTGGAGCCGACGACCGCGTTGCGAGCCTTGGACCTCGAGGTCGACGGAGGCGGGTTCGTGGCCATCGTCGGCCCGTCCGGATGCGGGAAGACCACCCTGCTGCGCTCCATCGCAGGGCTTCAGCCGCTGACGCAGGGCGAGATCCGCGTCGGTGCCGACGTCGTCGCGCAGCCCCGCAGCTCCACTGCGGTGATGTTCCAGCAGCCGACGCTGCTGCCGTGGTTCACGGTCGAGCAGAACTGCATGGTCCCTGCCCGCCTCCGCGGGGGCGCCACGCCCGAGTACCGGCAGCGGATCACCGGGCTGCTGGCTCGTGCCGGTCTCGAGGGCTTCGAGAAGCAGTACCCGGCGGAGCTGTCCGGCGGCATGCAGCAGCGCGTCGCGATCGTGCGAGCCCTCGGCCAGGACCCGGACCTGCTCCTGCTCGACGAGCCGTTCGGGGCCCTCGATGCGATGACGCGCGAGCAGATGAACTTCGACCTCAACCGGATCTGGAACCGCGAGCGCGTCACGACGCTGCTGATCACCCACTCGATCCCGGAGGCGGTGCTGCTGGCGCAGCGGGTGGTCGTCATGTCGAGCCGTCCCGGCCGGATCGTCGACGACATCACCGTCCCCTTCGGTCCCGAGCGCAACGTGTCGGTCATGGAGGACCCCGAGTTCATCCGCATCGCCGCCCACGTGCGGTCGTACTTCCTCAAGGACGAGGCGCACGAGAGGAGCATGGCCAGTGTCCGTGACTGA
- a CDS encoding ABC transporter permease — MTPQGAHPSAPTSPEGGTRRRLRGLVRGNGVAVAAIVLVLAMWEVLPRALNVQMFIFPPLSAVIMKFADPTTTALLAQHAKVTVYEALVGLVIGVVAGVGLGFVLAEWKIVRSALYPFIVAFQAMPKVALAPLFIIWFGFGYTPKILVVVMLVFFPMLVNTMSGILATDASRLDLFQSLCASKWQIWSRLLLPSALPSIFAGLEVAVVNSFIGAITGEFVGATAGLGVMLQQYKTAYDTPGVFAVLVILALVGILLNQIVRLLRRRLIFWRA, encoded by the coding sequence ATGACGCCACAGGGTGCCCACCCCTCCGCGCCGACCTCTCCGGAGGGCGGCACGCGTCGCCGGCTCCGCGGTCTCGTGCGCGGCAACGGTGTCGCGGTCGCCGCGATCGTCCTGGTGCTCGCGATGTGGGAGGTCCTGCCGCGCGCCCTGAACGTGCAGATGTTCATCTTCCCGCCGCTGAGTGCGGTGATCATGAAGTTCGCGGACCCGACCACGACCGCGCTCCTCGCCCAGCACGCCAAGGTGACCGTCTACGAGGCGCTGGTGGGCCTCGTCATCGGTGTCGTGGCCGGCGTCGGCCTCGGCTTCGTGCTCGCGGAGTGGAAGATCGTGCGCTCGGCGCTGTACCCCTTCATCGTCGCGTTCCAGGCGATGCCCAAGGTCGCACTCGCACCGCTGTTCATCATCTGGTTCGGCTTCGGCTACACGCCCAAGATCCTCGTGGTCGTCATGCTCGTGTTCTTCCCGATGCTCGTGAACACCATGAGCGGCATCCTCGCGACCGATGCCTCGCGGCTGGACCTCTTCCAGTCGCTGTGCGCGTCCAAGTGGCAGATCTGGAGCCGGCTCCTCCTTCCCAGCGCCCTGCCGTCGATCTTCGCGGGTCTCGAGGTCGCCGTCGTCAACTCCTTCATCGGTGCCATCACCGGTGAGTTCGTCGGAGCCACCGCCGGCCTGGGCGTGATGCTCCAGCAGTACAAGACCGCCTACGACACCCCCGGGGTGTTCGCGGTCCTGGTGATCCTCGCCCTCGTCGGCATCCTGCTCAACCAGATCGTCCGGCTCCTGCGCCGGCGTCTGATCTTCTGGCGCGCCTGA
- a CDS encoding ABC transporter substrate-binding protein, whose product MKTNTRAFGSMAVLALAAALAACAPTPPSAPNAGSSSGSQDKALTRIVVAPSSEMSAAWAAFAVAQDQGYFAEEGIEIELQWPGGSADLLQAMATGRVQIGGPTPEAVLAAAANGQDIKMTYNWSREAVQSLAVPADGEITSFADLKGGTIGVANFASGAKLMADAALRDAGVGADEVTFIAVGTGAAALDALTRGEVDALMIWDTEYTKMEQYGATLRYIMPEEYSRLFSTGFAAAADYIEENPDIIAGFGRAWAKGTVWATANPEGAVELLWEYYPQTKTDSSDTFLQEQVAIFEGRNAKAMSGDPVENGILGEFPPDALTAWVDFAVEYGVIPSPLDPASVYTNDFVEDYNDFDVADVQAAAKSFAG is encoded by the coding sequence GTGAAGACGAACACCCGGGCCTTCGGCTCGATGGCAGTCCTCGCCCTGGCGGCGGCACTCGCGGCGTGCGCCCCCACGCCCCCGTCCGCGCCCAACGCCGGCAGCTCGAGCGGGTCCCAGGACAAGGCGCTGACCCGCATCGTCGTCGCCCCGTCGTCGGAGATGAGTGCCGCATGGGCCGCCTTCGCGGTCGCCCAGGACCAGGGGTACTTCGCCGAGGAGGGCATCGAGATCGAGCTCCAGTGGCCCGGCGGCTCCGCGGACCTGCTCCAGGCGATGGCCACGGGCCGGGTCCAGATCGGCGGCCCGACCCCCGAGGCCGTGCTCGCGGCAGCCGCCAACGGCCAGGACATCAAGATGACCTACAACTGGTCGCGTGAGGCGGTGCAGTCCCTCGCGGTCCCGGCCGACGGGGAGATCACGTCGTTCGCGGACCTCAAGGGCGGCACGATCGGCGTCGCCAACTTCGCCTCCGGCGCCAAGCTCATGGCCGACGCGGCCTTGCGCGACGCCGGCGTCGGCGCCGACGAGGTCACCTTCATCGCCGTCGGGACCGGCGCGGCCGCGCTCGACGCGCTCACGAGGGGCGAGGTCGACGCCCTCATGATCTGGGACACCGAGTACACGAAGATGGAGCAGTACGGCGCGACGCTGCGCTACATCATGCCCGAGGAGTACTCCCGGCTGTTCTCGACCGGGTTCGCCGCCGCCGCGGACTACATCGAGGAGAACCCGGACATCATCGCCGGCTTCGGGCGCGCGTGGGCGAAGGGCACCGTCTGGGCGACCGCCAACCCCGAGGGAGCGGTCGAGCTGCTGTGGGAGTACTACCCCCAGACCAAGACGGACTCGAGCGACACGTTCCTCCAGGAGCAGGTCGCCATCTTCGAGGGCCGCAACGCCAAGGCGATGAGCGGGGACCCGGTCGAGAACGGCATCTTGGGCGAGTTCCCGCCGGACGCGCTGACCGCCTGGGTGGACTTCGCCGTCGAGTACGGCGTGATCCCCTCCCCCCTCGACCCGGCGAGCGTCTACACCAACGACTTCGTCGAGGACTACAACGACTTCGACGTCGCGGACGTCCAGGCGGCCGCGAAGAGCTTCGCGGGGTGA
- a CDS encoding N-acyl homoserine lactonase family protein encodes MSNEIVAVQYAHRTTTGTETYYRYPTYGESDCDLAMSYWFWVVTAPDGTITVVDTGFSEHSARTRGRSYDVHPRDALLTLGIDPRAVGTVVLSHLHWDHTGNVDLFPGARIVLDQREWDFWHGRHADKHVIAFSGPGPDADVLARAQAEGRLDLVDLDEALELAPGIVLQRLGGHTPGSAVVHVSTAEHRVIIAGDVVHFSDEVRRDRPFNVFTDLLELFDAYEYLRQFENEGGIVLAGHDPEVAGRFPAVDGAPWAVRVR; translated from the coding sequence TTGAGCAACGAGATCGTGGCGGTGCAGTACGCGCACCGCACCACGACCGGGACGGAGACCTACTACCGGTACCCGACGTACGGCGAGAGCGACTGCGATCTCGCCATGAGCTACTGGTTCTGGGTCGTCACCGCCCCTGACGGCACGATCACCGTGGTGGACACGGGGTTCTCGGAGCACTCCGCCCGCACCCGGGGCCGGTCCTACGACGTGCACCCGCGCGACGCGCTGCTCACCCTGGGCATCGACCCACGGGCCGTCGGCACGGTGGTCCTGTCGCACCTGCACTGGGACCACACCGGGAACGTCGACCTGTTCCCCGGCGCGCGCATCGTGCTCGACCAGCGCGAGTGGGACTTCTGGCACGGCCGGCACGCGGACAAGCACGTCATCGCGTTCTCGGGGCCGGGCCCCGACGCCGACGTGCTGGCCCGCGCGCAGGCCGAGGGCCGGCTGGACCTCGTGGACCTCGACGAGGCGCTCGAGCTCGCGCCCGGGATCGTGCTGCAGCGTCTGGGGGGGCACACGCCCGGGAGCGCGGTCGTCCACGTCAGCACGGCCGAGCACCGGGTGATCATCGCCGGGGACGTCGTGCACTTCTCCGACGAGGTCCGCCGCGACCGTCCGTTCAACGTCTTCACGGACCTGCTCGAGCTCTTCGACGCCTACGAGTACCTCCGCCAGTTCGAGAACGAGGGCGGCATCGTGCTCGCGGGGCACGACCCCGAGGTCGCCGGCCGCTTCCCGGCGGTCGACGGCGCCCCCTGGGCGGTGAGGGTGCGATGA
- a CDS encoding MmgE/PrpD family protein has translation MSATTLLAEAVNGAGVAPRPENHPRLADMVLDVLGCTLAGVGERAPRACRDGAVAAPGDATVFGTGTGLAPADAALANGAAAHALDFDDVQQPWFGHPSAVLVPAVWAAADVESARGRPVTGADVLEAVHTGLVVGDGIGALLNTAHYDAGWHPTGTIGTLAAAAATAHLWGLDVRQTADALGLAAASSGGLRVSFGSDAKPLQAGLAARAGLTAAGLARAGARSAAETIEGAHGFAATHGAAGAITSTLLADALEVARDQALARISFKRYPSCSATNAALDGVLELRAECGGRTVRTIACEIDPLAVRLLVHHRPEVPAQAKFSLEYCLAAAWVRGHLDLTDFTPEAVADPRVRDLMDRIAVRPAGPMVSTGDFPAHLTVTFDDGTTATRHVLRAQGRPELPLGRAALQDKFAANVAHHPAWLAAGDMILSLPDCDDLRVVSDILRRQAPATTKESVR, from the coding sequence ATGAGCGCCACCACGCTGCTGGCCGAGGCGGTCAACGGTGCCGGCGTGGCACCACGTCCCGAGAACCACCCACGTCTTGCCGACATGGTCCTCGACGTCCTCGGCTGCACGCTGGCCGGCGTCGGCGAGCGGGCCCCGCGGGCGTGCCGCGACGGTGCCGTCGCGGCGCCGGGCGACGCCACCGTCTTCGGCACGGGCACCGGGCTCGCGCCCGCCGACGCCGCGCTCGCCAACGGCGCGGCCGCGCACGCGCTGGACTTCGACGACGTGCAGCAACCGTGGTTCGGTCACCCGTCGGCCGTGCTCGTCCCCGCGGTGTGGGCGGCGGCGGACGTCGAGAGCGCCCGTGGGCGGCCGGTCACCGGAGCCGACGTGCTCGAGGCCGTCCACACCGGGCTGGTCGTCGGCGACGGCATCGGGGCACTGCTCAACACCGCCCACTACGACGCGGGCTGGCACCCCACGGGGACCATCGGCACGCTCGCGGCTGCGGCTGCGACCGCGCACCTGTGGGGCCTGGACGTCCGGCAGACCGCGGACGCCCTCGGCCTGGCCGCGGCATCGTCGGGCGGGCTACGGGTGAGCTTCGGGTCGGACGCGAAGCCGCTGCAGGCCGGTCTCGCGGCACGGGCCGGGCTGACGGCGGCGGGGCTGGCACGTGCGGGGGCACGATCGGCCGCCGAGACGATCGAGGGTGCACACGGGTTCGCGGCGACCCACGGGGCGGCCGGGGCCATCACCTCGACGCTCCTGGCCGACGCGCTCGAGGTCGCCCGCGACCAGGCGCTCGCGAGGATCTCGTTCAAGCGCTACCCGAGCTGCTCGGCGACGAACGCGGCTCTCGACGGGGTGCTCGAGCTACGAGCCGAGTGCGGCGGGCGTACGGTGCGCACCATCGCGTGCGAGATCGACCCGCTGGCCGTCCGCCTGCTCGTCCACCACCGCCCGGAGGTCCCCGCGCAGGCCAAGTTCTCTCTCGAGTACTGCCTGGCCGCGGCGTGGGTCCGCGGGCACCTCGATCTCACCGACTTCACCCCCGAGGCCGTGGCGGACCCGCGGGTGCGCGACCTGATGGACCGCATCGCGGTGCGGCCCGCCGGCCCGATGGTGTCGACCGGGGACTTCCCGGCCCACCTGACGGTGACGTTCGACGACGGGACCACCGCGACCCGTCACGTCCTGCGCGCGCAGGGGCGTCCGGAACTGCCGCTGGGCCGCGCGGCCCTGCAGGACAAGTTCGCCGCCAACGTGGCCCACCACCCCGCGTGGCTGGCCGCCGGCGACATGATCCTCAGCCTCCCCGACTGCGATGACCTGCGCGTGGTCAGCGACATCCTGCGCCGCCAGGCGCCCGCAACGACGAAGGAGTCGGTCCGATGA
- a CDS encoding isocitrate lyase/PEP mutase family protein → MTERPPVPGLVRTRTPHDLRTALRAALARPEPLVVPGVTDAMSARLTERQGFGAAYVTGAGMSNAQYGLPDVGLVSLAEVVENVGRLTAAVDLPLIVDADTGYGGPVSAMRTLTLLERAGAAAIQFEDQEMPKRCGHFDNHSLVPTGHMQSKLDAALQARQDDALVVVARTDARSAEGSIQAAIDRAGAYLDAGADVLFVEAPRTVEELEMVGRSFPDVPLVVNVVEGGRTPALTAPEYAELGFGIVLYANFLMRAAIRAESDALAYLREHGETAGFADRIVSWQERQELFDLPQTLQAEAFYDVPWEERP, encoded by the coding sequence ATGACCGAACGACCGCCGGTTCCCGGCCTGGTCCGCACCCGCACGCCTCACGACCTGCGCACCGCGCTCCGTGCCGCGCTGGCACGGCCCGAGCCCCTCGTCGTGCCGGGTGTCACGGACGCCATGAGCGCGCGCCTCACCGAACGGCAGGGGTTCGGGGCGGCGTACGTCACCGGGGCCGGCATGTCCAACGCGCAGTACGGGCTGCCGGACGTCGGGCTCGTGTCGCTGGCCGAGGTGGTGGAGAACGTCGGCCGCCTCACCGCCGCGGTCGACCTCCCGCTCATCGTCGACGCCGACACCGGGTACGGCGGCCCCGTCAGCGCCATGCGGACCCTCACCCTGCTCGAGCGGGCCGGGGCGGCCGCCATCCAGTTCGAGGACCAGGAGATGCCCAAGCGCTGCGGTCACTTCGACAACCACAGCCTGGTCCCGACCGGCCACATGCAGTCGAAGCTCGACGCGGCGCTCCAGGCCCGCCAGGACGACGCCCTCGTGGTCGTCGCGCGCACCGACGCCCGCTCCGCCGAGGGCAGCATCCAGGCGGCCATCGACCGCGCGGGCGCCTACCTCGACGCGGGCGCCGACGTGCTGTTCGTAGAGGCCCCGCGCACGGTCGAGGAGCTCGAGATGGTCGGCCGGTCGTTCCCCGACGTCCCGCTCGTCGTCAACGTCGTCGAGGGCGGTCGCACGCCGGCGCTGACGGCGCCCGAGTACGCCGAGCTCGGCTTCGGGATCGTCCTCTACGCCAACTTCCTCATGCGCGCGGCGATCCGGGCCGAGTCCGACGCCCTGGCGTACCTGCGCGAGCACGGGGAGACGGCAGGCTTCGCCGACCGCATCGTGTCGTGGCAGGAACGCCAGGAGCTCTTCGACCTGCCCCAGACCCTGCAGGCCGAGGCGTTCTACGACGTGCCGTGGGAGGAGCGCCCGTGA